The window GCGCGGCCGTCGACGGCGCGGCGAAACCCGCGGCGGCGGCCAGCAGGACGAGGAGGATGGACAGGAGGAGGACCGGCACGCGGCGCGGTCCAGCGGGCGGAAGGTTGAGTGTGGGCATGCGCCGCTCCAGTCTGGAATGGATTCCCGGTGTGCCTGCCCTTCCACCTGGTCGGGGCGCGCGGGGCGCTTTGGGTGGATGGGTCTGTCAGCCCGTCGGGCATCAAGTGGGAGCCAGGGACGATGGCACCTCTTCAGAATTGCAGGCGGGCGAACACCGGACGGTGGTCGGAGCCGGCCAATTGCGGCACGCGCGCCTCCAGGCTGCGCACCTTCCGTGAATGAAAGATATGGTCGATTTTCACATCAAGCCCCTCCCGCACCTGGAAAGTGCCTTGACTCCAGCGGGTGAAGGGAAAGGCGTCCAGGTAACGGCCGCGCAGCAGGCGCCAGGCGGCGGAAAGGGGGAAGGTGTTGAAGTCCCCGGCCAGCACCAGCGCCTGGCTGCGCAGGGAATCCACCCTTGCCAGCAGATCCTCGCATTGCAACGTGCGCAGGTTCTCCCCCATCATCTCGCTCCCCATCATGGCCCGCTTGCCGTTGAGATGGATGTCCGAATTGGGCATGTGCACAAGGCCCACGTGCAGCGGCCGGCCCTCCACCTCGACCAGGGCCAGCCCCAGGATGCGCCCCTCGCCGTGCGGCAGCAGCGGCCACTCGCCGTGCCCCCGGATGGGATGGCGCGAATAGAGGGCCATGCCCTGGCCGTAGGAGCGGGTGCGGGAATGGTCGTAGCTGAAGAGCGCCTCGTGCTCGTAGCCCATGGCGCGCAGCCGCTGGCGGACCGGTGCTCCGGCCCGGGCGACGGGAAACTCCTGCAGACAGACCAGATCCGCGTCCAGGGCGAGCAAGCCATCCAGGATGAGGTCGGTCGTGTTCTCGCCCGACTCCGAGTTCAAGCCATGCACGTTCCAGCTCACCAGCGTGAACTCGGTGGCGCCGGCGGGCCGCGTCGGGGGGAAGAGCCAGAGCAAGCCCCAGCCAAGCAGGGACAGCAGCGTGATCCAGATGATGAAGGAGATGGTCCGGCGCATCAGAACACGATCTCTCCCTTGACCCGTCCCCGACCCCGCACGCCGTCCAGGAAGACCGTGTCGGCGGCCTCTCCCTCCCATGCCACCCCGTCCCAGGCCACGCAGCGGCGGGCCGTCTCCGGCAGCCGGCTGTCCCGCCCCACGCTCAGAAGCCGGGCCGCGTCCCAGTCGGCGCCCAGGTCCAATCTGTCCAGCAGGCGGCGGTAGGCCGGGTTCTCCCACAGCTCGTGGTGGAGATCAAGGTAGCGTGCCAGGTGGCCCAGGTCCACCCAGAGCCCCGGCCTGCCCGCCACGGCCAGCGGCAGCGTGCGCGGCGGCCGGTCCTGGGCGATCTCGCGCCGGAGGAAGGGGATGAGGTCCGCCTCCCGCCAGGCGGCCAACCGCTCCCGCGCCTCCCCGCTCCAGACGTGGACGCCGGTGAAGCCGTGCGTGCTGCGGGCCGCGTCGCGCAGACCCCGCACCACACCGTCCACCACCTCCAGCACCAGGGGCCGCCCCCCCGTGGCCAGCGCCAGCCCGCCCTCGTCCAGCCGCGCCGATTCCAGCAGACGGGCCAGGTCGCCATCGTGCAGCACGTCGCCGTTCTGCACCAGAAGCGGTCCGGGGGGCAGTTCGCGCGCCATGCGGGCCAGGCCGCCGCCCACGCCCAGCAGGACGGGTTCCTCGAAGAAGCGCAGGCGCAGGCCGGGGCGGCGGAGCTGCCGCTCCTCCAGCCAGCGGCGCAGAAGCTCCGGCAAATGGTGGCCGTTGACCGCGGCCAGCCGGCAGCCGGCCTGCTCCAGCTGCCGCAGCCCGAACTCCAGCAGCGGGATGCCGTGAAGGGGCACCAGGGGCTTGGGTCGCACCAGGGTTAGGGGCCGCAGGCGCATGCCCAGTCCGGCGGCCAGCAGGATGCCGATGGGCTCAGTCACGGCATGGCCCACTGGAGTGCGACTGTCGCCTCACCGGGCGCCCTCCATGCCGGCGGCTGTCCGTCCTGCCGCCACCTCCGGTCTCCCATGCGTTCCTCACCTGATCTTCAACGAGAGCAGGCCGAGGAAGCCCAGGATGAGCGCCACGATCCAGAAGCGGATGACGACCTTGGTCTCCGCCACGCCGCGGTGCTCGAAGGCGTGGTGGATGGGCGCGCGGAAGAAGATGCGCCGGCCCAGCAGGCCGATGCCGATCTTCTCCTGGATCAGGACGCTGGCCCCCTCCAGCACGAAGACGCCCCCCACGATGAGGAAGAGCACCTCCTGGCGCAGCATGAGCATGACGGCGGCGAGCAGGCCGCCCAGGGCCATGCTGCCCGTGTCCCCCATGAAGACCTGCGCCGGGAAGAAGTTGTACCAGAGGAAGCCCAGCCCGGCCCCGATCACGGCGCCGCCCAGCACCGTCAACTCGCCCGCGCCGCGGATGGACTCGAAGTGGAGGTACTGGCTGAGCAGCTCGTTGCCCAGGACGTAGGCGAAGATGGCGTAGACCATGAAGGCGACCGCCGCCGGCACCACGGCCAGTCCGTCCATCCCGTCGGCGAAGTTGACGCTGTTGGAGACGCTGAGGAAGACGGCCACCACCCAGGGCACGGCCAGCCAGCCCAGGTCCAGCACCGGTCCTTTGATGAAGGGGAGCAGCAGTTGGCCACGCAAGGGCTCGGGCAGGGGCGAGGCGGCCGAGAAGAGCCAG of the bacterium genome contains:
- a CDS encoding endonuclease/exonuclease/phosphatase family protein encodes the protein MRRTISFIIWITLLSLLGWGLLWLFPPTRPAGATEFTLVSWNVHGLNSESGENTTDLILDGLLALDADLVCLQEFPVARAGAPVRQRLRAMGYEHEALFSYDHSRTRSYGQGMALYSRHPIRGHGEWPLLPHGEGRILGLALVEVEGRPLHVGLVHMPNSDIHLNGKRAMMGSEMMGENLRTLQCEDLLARVDSLRSQALVLAGDFNTFPLSAAWRLLRGRYLDAFPFTRWSQGTFQVREGLDVKIDHIFHSRKVRSLEARVPQLAGSDHRPVFARLQF
- a CDS encoding NTP transferase domain-containing protein yields the protein MTEPIGILLAAGLGMRLRPLTLVRPKPLVPLHGIPLLEFGLRQLEQAGCRLAAVNGHHLPELLRRWLEERQLRRPGLRLRFFEEPVLLGVGGGLARMARELPPGPLLVQNGDVLHDGDLARLLESARLDEGGLALATGGRPLVLEVVDGVVRGLRDAARSTHGFTGVHVWSGEARERLAAWREADLIPFLRREIAQDRPPRTLPLAVAGRPGLWVDLGHLARYLDLHHELWENPAYRRLLDRLDLGADWDAARLLSVGRDSRLPETARRCVAWDGVAWEGEAADTVFLDGVRGRGRVKGEIVF
- the mraY gene encoding phospho-N-acetylmuramoyl-pentapeptide-transferase; protein product: MLIWLAELLREELGGPGFLRLFHYLTFRAVMAAMTTFVVSLLIGRRVILFLHRRRIRDLVEDYGVIDVSNKRGTPTMGGLMMILAILAGYLLWLSPSSPFAWAGLSALVWFGAVGLLDDWGKLKGGSGRHGLSQPAKLALQGIYAVAFGLWLFSAASPLPEPLRGQLLLPFIKGPVLDLGWLAVPWVVAVFLSVSNSVNFADGMDGLAVVPAAVAFMVYAIFAYVLGNELLSQYLHFESIRGAGELTVLGGAVIGAGLGFLWYNFFPAQVFMGDTGSMALGGLLAAVMLMLRQEVLFLIVGGVFVLEGASVLIQEKIGIGLLGRRIFFRAPIHHAFEHRGVAETKVVIRFWIVALILGFLGLLSLKIR